GGTGGCTTCAGTGGTCTCGGCTGTGGTCTGTGGTGGTTCTGCTTTGGCTGGCTCGGCCTGATCCCTGCTGACCAGTGTTGCCAGATTGTGATGAGAGAGCCAGCGTTCGGCGGCGAGAGCGGCCTGACAGCCGCTGCCAGCGGCCGTGACGCCCTGACGCCACTCTCCATCGGCGACATCACCTGCTGCGAACACACCTTCCATGGAGGTCTCCGGTCGACCCGGTTGGGTGACCAGGTAACCGATGGGATCGCAGTCGAGCTGGTCGCGAACGAGCTCTGTATTGGGGGTGTGTCCGATGGCATAAAACATGCCCCGAACAGCCAGCTCCTCGTCGAGACCGCTGTCACGTCGATGCAGGTTGAGGCTGCTAAGCCAGTCATCGCCTTGAACATCGCTCACCTGAGTGTTCCAGTGCACGCTGATCTGTGGATTGGCCTGAACGCGGTCACTCATTGCCGCACAGGCGCGCAGACGGTCTGAGCGCACCAGCAGATGAACATGGCTGCCGTATTTGGTGAGGTAGACCGCCTCTTCGCAAGCTGAATCGCCACCGCCGACCACGGCTAATTCTTCGTTGCGAAACTGAGGTGTGGCGCCATCGCAGATGGCACAGGCGCTGATGCCCTTGCTCCAGAAGCGCTCCTCATTCGGCAGTCCGAGCCGATTAGCGCTGGCCCCTGTGGCGATGATCACCGCTTGGGATTCAACGATTTGCCCGTCGACTTCAATTCGGTAAGGACGCTGGCTGAGATCAATGCGGTCGGCATCAGCTTCAAGCAGCCTTGTTCCCCAGCGCGTGGCCTGGGCTTTCATCAAGTCCATCAGGTCTGGACCGAGAACACCGTCAGGAAATCCGGGGAAGTTTTCAACATGGGTGGTGGTCATCAGCTGGCCACCGGGGATGCCTCCCCTCTGAAACCCTGTGATCAGAAGGGGATTGAGATTGGCGCGGGCGGCATAGATGGCAGCGGTGTAGCCGGCTGGGCCGGACCCCACAATCACCAAATTCTCAACCGCCATGCTTATCCGGAATGACTATGAGATGACTTTAATCTCCGCGACGTCGCGTCAGCGGCAACGCCAGAAGGATTCGAATGATCAGTGCGGGTGAAATTTGCTTCACCCAGATGTACAAATTGGACCGAAATGCCTCAAGGTTTCGATACAAATTTCAGCCTTTCTTTAGATTTCAACCGCTCCGTCTGTTGCTCCGTCAAGTTCCAGGTGATGGCGTTTCCCTTTTGTTCGCTGAACACTCAACACAGAGTCCTCAAGAAGTTCAGGATGCTCCCCTAGGCAGGTAATCCATTCTCTGAATTCCTGCGTGAGTGCATAGCTGTCTTCGTAGCGCTCAGCACTGTCCAGAACGGCAATCCGGGTTCTTGCCCAGCAGGTGGCAACGTTGACTCGACGTTCAATTGCTGCGTCCATGTCTGTCTCCCAGATGGCGACCAGGCTGATGGTTGATGGGACCAAATCAGGCCGGATTTCGCAGAATGTCGCATTTTTTCTTGGGAAAGAATGTTTTCAACGCTGCAAAAATCTGGGTAATTGCGGAGTGCGCATCCTGATCACAGCGCCTGCACCGTCCTCAATCGCTTCCATCGGCAGCGACGGACCTCGCCAGTCACCTCCCAGATTGCTGTCATTGTCTTCGGCGCTTTGCGGGGCTGCGATGCGATAAGGCTCAGACAGAGACCAGCTGCGGGCGTATTGCATCAGCAATGGATCCGCAGGAGCGAACACGTAGGAGGGTTCGCGCGGAACCGCTTCCAGCGAGGCTCTTTCACTGCACATGCGCACGGCTCTGGTGATTCCCTGAACGAAACGACTGCGCGTCACCACCGTGGTTAGGTAAGCGACCACCCTCAGCCGTGAGGCATCGAATCCTTCCGCGCACATATCAATGCTCACCAGCCAGTCGGCATCACCGCTCTGAAAGGCATTGAGGCGTTCAGGAGCTCCTGGGTCCTGGGAATGCACAAGATCGACCCGATCACCTTCCTCCTCCAGCAGCAAGGTGATGCTGCGGGCATGCTCAATGTCGCGGGCGATCACCAGTCCGCCTGCGCGCGGGTGACGTTTGCGAACGCTTTCGAGCTTGGTGCGAGCTCTCAGCAGCAGCAGCTGGGCAATGCTGCTGCTGTCGGAAAGACGAATGGCGCGGCGCAGATTCCTGGCTCTCCAGCTTTCTCTTTGTTCAGCTGACAGTGGCGAAACCTCTCGGTCCGGCAGCCCTTCCTGGGCGTGTTCCACCCAGCCGTCTTGAAAACGAAATTCGAGGGGACGAACATCACCAGCATCGATTAATTCTCGGGGTTCGACAGAAAGATCGGGATGGATCTGTTCCACCAGCTGGCCGGCTTCCTCCACCCGCACCCGCCGGGCGGCGCAGAACGCCAGGTTGTCGGCGCGAAACGGTGTTCCCGTTAAACCGAGGCGCAACCGGGCATGGCTGCTGAGCTCCAGAAACGTTCGTCCCCAAACCGGGCCGTCAGGTTCATCGGGGTCCACTCCAAGATGATGCGCTTCGTCGGCGATGGTCAGCAGAAGGTCCTGGTTCCAGCGGCTGAGCTCGGCTTTCAGGGTTTCCTGCTGGCGTCCTGCACCCTGGTAGCTAAGCAGCCATCCGTCCGCGGCGTCTGAGGCGCTGTTAGGCCCGTTCCAGAGATCAAGCTGCAGACCCAGCTGGGCTGCAGCACCCTGCCACTGGCTGAGGATCGAGGTGCGATGGCAGAAGATCACAGCGCGTTCAAGCCTGCCCTCGGTCTGCATCACCTGAAAGGACAGCAAGGCGCCAAGAGTTTTGCCAGCGCCTGGACCGGCATGAATCAGGACATCACGTGCGGCAGTCGTGCCTGGGTCCAACCGCCTGCGCAGCAGTTGAATGAGCTGCTGCTGCCATTGCCTGGGCCGAATCGCCCGCGACGGAAGCTCGGCACCAAGAGCGAAGGACGGTGTGTTGATGGCGACGTTGAAAGATAGGTCTTTCTAACCATTCCAATCGGTTGCGCCACCCTTAACTTCCGACCATCAGCTCCTGGGGTTCTGCCCCCTGCCGCTATGGCCAGAAGCCTTCTCCGTTACTCGTCCAGTCCAGAGTCTCGCCGTTGTCTTGAGCGTTGCTGGCCATTGGAATGCGACCTTGACCCGCTGATTCTTCGCGCGCGGCTTCTCCATGGCCAGGGCCGTCGCCCGCAGGCTTTAGCGGTGGAGGAGGAGCTTCAGCCGATGTTCTGAAGCTCCTTGCTCACAGATTGCTCCAGATTTCAGAGCGATTCGGTGTGATTGCAGAGCAATCGTTCCACTTCCATCAATCCCTCTGAAGCGGCCTTCTGAGCGCGATCAACCTGGCCGCCTGCTGGTTCCAGAATTCTTGAGGTCAGTCGCTCCATCAGTTCAGCTCTGTTCTCTTCCAGAAGCGTCAGGATTTCCTTTTCGATCAAGTGCCGCACGGCTTCAGCGCGCAGGTGGTCGTCAGAGGCTTCATCGAATGTTCCTTGGACAAGCTCCTGGATGAAGAGGCGATGCACCTCACTGCTGCGCAGAAAGCTCTCAGTGGCGTTGATGATTCCATCCACCAGGGTGCGATCCGGCTCGGAATCCAGTTCCCTGAGCTTGAACTCCCAGTCGAGATGACGTCGCTGCCAGCCCGCTGCATGCAGGCTTGGCATCACGGTTTGGGAGAACGTGTCCACCGACATTTCATAAATCCGTTCTGCCAGGCGCTCGCACCATTCACGGCCATGTTCAGCCAGAAGGTGTTCCATGGTGATGCGGTCCACGGCATGACCGCCGTGGTGGCTGTGGCAGACGCCATCAGGGCATTCGATTGCGGTGAGTCCCATGCTGTTGCAGACAGGATCCTCTCCCTAGCTACAGGCTTCAGGGTCAAACCCCCTTCTTCAGAAAAGATGCAGGCCTCCTCAACCCGTGACCTCGTAATCTCAGCTGGGTCGGCGGCATCACGATCTTGCCCATACTGTTGAACCCGGTGGAGACCGCAGCGGGCGAAACCCGCGTTGCGGCCTCTCCGGAAACCGTCAAGAAATTCACTGCACACGGCTGCAGGGTCGTCCTCGAGCGGGGTGCTGGTCAGCCTTCCGGCTATCTGGATCAGGCGTATGCCGAGGCCGGAGCGGAACTTGTGACCCGCGGGGACAGCTCGGCCTGGACTCAGGCTGATGTGTTGCTCTGTGTTCAGTCACCCTCGACGCAGGCCCTCAGTCAGCTCCGTCGCGGGGCTTTGGTGGTGGGTCTTCTCGCTCCCTATGCGAACGCAGAGCTGGCTGCGGGTCTGCAACAGGCAGGTCTCTCGGCCATGGCCCTTGAGCTGCTTCCACGCATCAGCCGTGCTCAGTCCGCAGATGCGCTGTCGTCGCAGGCCAATATCGCCGGCTACAAGTCGGTGCTCCTGGCCTCTGCGGCACTGGACCGATATTTCCCGATGTTGATGACGGCGGCCGGCACTGTTCAACCGGCCCGCGTTGTGATTCTGGGTGCTGGAGTGGCTGGCCTGCAGGCGGTCGCCACGGCACGCCGGCTCGGCGCCGTTGTCTACGTCAGCGACATTCGCCCTGCGGTGAAGGAACAGGTGGAATCGCTGGGTGCCCGTTTCATCGATCCTCCTGAGATGGAGGACAAGCCCGCTGAGTCTGGTGGCTATGCCAAGCAGGCTTCTGATGCTTTCCTCGCAGCGCAACGCCAGCAGCTTTCAGACCAGTTGGCCGAGGCTGATGTGGCCATTTGTACAGCTCAGGTTCCAGGTCGTCGTGCTCCACGGCTGATCAGTGAGGACATGCTGGATCGCATGCGCCCAGGAGCTGTGGTTGTGGATCTGGCGGTTGCCCAGGGAGGCAACTGCGCCGACACCGTCGCCTCGAAGACCGTAGACCGCAATGGCGTGAAGCTGATCGGTGCCAACGATCTGCCCTGCACGGTTCCCAACCATGCCAGTGCGATGTATGCCCGCAATCTGCTGGCCTTACTTCAACCGACCCTGAAGGATGGTCAGCTCACTCTCGACAGCGAAGACGAGCTGATTGCCGGATGCCTGATCAGTCAGGACGGCACCATCCGCCGCGGAGATGTTCTCACCCCAGGAGCCAATTAATGGATTCCCTTTTTCTCATGGGTGCGGCCACGGCCTCCCAAACACCACCTCTGGTGAATGCCCTCTGGGTGCTGTTGCTCGGAAGCCTGCTCGGCTTCGAGCTGATCGGCAAGGTTCCCCCCACGCTGCACACGCCATTGATGAGTGGCGCCAATGCCATCTCCGGCATCACGATGCTGGCCGCTCTCACCGCGATCATCAAAGCCGATGGCAGCACTCCTCTGCTGGTTCTTGGCTCGGTCTCCCTTGGCTTCGCTCTCTTCAACGTGATCGGCGGCTTTCTGGTCACTGACCGCATGCTCGCCATGTTCAGCCGCAAGCCCGCTCGCAAGGAGAACAGCTGATGGAGTTCCTGAATTACGCCATCGATCTCGTCGCCGTTCTGCTGCTGGCACTCGGCATCAAAGGTCTCTCCAAAGTGCGCTCTGCGCGCAGTGCCAATCAGCTGGCCGCTGTGGCCATGGCCCTCGCTGTGATTGGTCTGCTGATCAGTTATCTAGGCACACCAAGCTTCGATGGGCAGGCCTGGGCATGGATCATCGTCGGCACACTTGTCGGCGGAGTGCTGGGTGCGATCACGGCCCAGCGGGTTCCCATGACCTCCATGCCCGAAACCGTGGCGCTGTTCAACGGCTGTGGAGGCATGTCATCGCTGTTGGTGGCCCTGGCAGCGGCACTGTTCCCCGGAACCCTCGATGACGGCACGCTCGTGGCGGTTGTATCGATTGTGATCTCCGTCTTCGTTGGCTCGATCACCTTCACAGGCTCGATCGTGGCGATGGCCAAGCTTCAGGGCTGGCTCTCAACGCCTCCCTGGATGCAGAGCAAGATCCGCCATCTGGTCAATATTGCTCTGGCTGTTGTTTGTCTGGTGGCAGCGATCAACTTGATCGCTTCCGAGGGCAGCAGTCAGGCTGGGTTGTGGTTGCTCGTGATCTCTTCCGGCCTGCTGGGCATCGGCGTCACCCTGCCGATCGGCGGCGCAGACATGCCTGTGGTGATTTCGCTGCTCAACAGCTATTCCGGTGTGGCCGCTGCTGCAGCTGGTTTTGTGGTCGGCAGCCAGCTTCTGATCGTGGCGGGTGCCATGGTCGGCGCTGCGGGCCTGATCCTGACTCAGGTGATGTGCAACGGCATGAACCGCTCACTGGTTTCGGTGCTGTTTGGTGGAGCCCTGGGAGCTGGCTCCTCCGGCGGCGGGGGCGGCGGTGAATACACCAACATCACCAGCTGCAGCGTTGAGGAGTGTGCCCTCACCCTTGAAGCGGCTGAGCGGGTGGTGATTGTGCCTGGTTACGGTCTTGCAGTAGCCCAGGCTCAGCACACCCTCCGGGAGGTCACCCGTTCCCTGGAAGCTGCTGGTATTCAGGTTGATTACGCCATTCATCCTGTGGCTGGGCGCATGCCGGGTCACATGAATGTGCTGCTCGCGGAAGCCGATGTGCCCTACGAGCAGCTCAAGGAAATGGACATCATTAACCCTGATTTCCCTGCCACGGATGTGGTTCTGGTGCTGGGCGCGAATGATGTCGTCAATCCCCAGGCCAAAAACGACCCGGAATCCCCCCTCTACGGCATGCCCGTGCTTGATGTTCAGCAGGCACGAACGGTCTTTGTCGTGAAACGCGGTATGAGCGCTGGTTATTCAGGAATCAAGAACGACCTCTTTGAGCTTGCTAACACCTCCATGGTGTTCGGCGATGCCAAGAAAGTTCTGGGTGATCTGCTCGGTGAGCTGAAGGAGCTTGGTGTTGGTAAGAAGTGATCAGATCGGTCTGATCGGCCTTTGATGGGTTCCTATTCCCGCCTTCAGCACAACCCCCAGTTGCTCAGGCAACTGGGGGTTGTCACGTATCAACAACGCTGGCCTTGGATCGGCGGCGACTTGCAAACTCTGCGCGACACGATTCGGCCGGTTCCTTTGCCCGAGGATCAGGGAGAGCCGATTCGGATTGCTGTGCCTGCTCTGGCCAGTGGTGCAGCAGCAGCTGGCGAGTTGCTGGCTTTTCTGGATCGTCCCCTGCCCACGCCTGCAGGTGACCCCGTACCCTCAAAAGCGCTTGTTCTGGCCCTGCATGGGCTCGGTGGTTCCAGCCGTCGAGAGGGCCTCCGCCGCCTAGTCCTCACTCTGCAGAGGCGGGGATTTGCGGTGTTGAGGCTCAATCTGCGGGGAGCGGACCCCGGCAGAGATCTGGCCGGCGGCACCTACGCCGCCGCCTGCAACAGCGATCTGCTGCCAGTGATCGTGCGTGCCCGTGAGCTTTGTCGGCAGCTGGCCCCATCCAGATCCGCTTTGCCCCTCTTCGGTGCTGGGGTTTCTCTTGGTGGCACCATGCTTTTGAACGGTTGTCTGTCCAGCACGCAGGACAGGTCTACGGCCGGACTTCCCCCCGATCAGTTGGTGCTCGATGGGTTGTTTTGCGCCAGCAGCCCCCTGGATCTGGCAGCCTGCAGCGCCTCGATCGAACGACCGCGCAACCGGGTGTATCAGCGATGGTTGCTGCAACGTCTGGTCCGACAAACACTGGCCGACCCCTTCGGTGTGAGCCCGCAGGAGAATGAATCGCTGACCCAAACCCCTCCGCGCTCGATCCGTGCTTTTGATGCAGCGGTCACCGCTCCTCGCTGGGGGTTCGATTCTGTCGATGCCTATTACTCCAGGGCATCTCCTTTGCCATTTCTGCTCGATGATCGGCGCTCGTTGCCGCCCACCCTGCTGCTTCAGGCTCTCGATGATCCCTGGGTGCCAGCGGCTGGAGCCAAGCGTTTGCTCTCAGCCCTCACGTCGCAGCCGGCTGCTCAGCCTGACCCTGTGTCGGTTCTTCTCACGGAGAGAGGCGGTCACAATGGCTTCCATGCTCCCGGCGACAGCCTGGAGAGCGGATGCTGGTCTGATCGTGTGGCCTCTGCTTGGTTGAGCCAACTCAGCTCTGAAGGGTCACGCTGAAAGGGCTGCGGCGGATCACCCAGTCTTCGC
This genomic window from Synechococcus sp. MIT S9220 contains:
- the trxB gene encoding thioredoxin-disulfide reductase; the protein is MAVENLVIVGSGPAGYTAAIYAARANLNPLLITGFQRGGIPGGQLMTTTHVENFPGFPDGVLGPDLMDLMKAQATRWGTRLLEADADRIDLSQRPYRIEVDGQIVESQAVIIATGASANRLGLPNEERFWSKGISACAICDGATPQFRNEELAVVGGGDSACEEAVYLTKYGSHVHLLVRSDRLRACAAMSDRVQANPQISVHWNTQVSDVQGDDWLSSLNLHRRDSGLDEELAVRGMFYAIGHTPNTELVRDQLDCDPIGYLVTQPGRPETSMEGVFAAGDVADGEWRQGVTAAGSGCQAALAAERWLSHHNLATLVSRDQAEPAKAEPPQTTAETTEATYDSNALWQKGSYALRKLYHDSTRPLLVVYTSPSCGPCHVLKPQLKRVLDELHGEAQGIEIDIEADQEIAQQAGVNGTPTVQLFFDKQLKQQWRGVKQRSEFMDSIRSVLSKA
- a CDS encoding DEAD/DEAH box helicase; the protein is MDPGTTAARDVLIHAGPGAGKTLGALLSFQVMQTEGRLERAVIFCHRTSILSQWQGAAAQLGLQLDLWNGPNSASDAADGWLLSYQGAGRQQETLKAELSRWNQDLLLTIADEAHHLGVDPDEPDGPVWGRTFLELSSHARLRLGLTGTPFRADNLAFCAARRVRVEEAGQLVEQIHPDLSVEPRELIDAGDVRPLEFRFQDGWVEHAQEGLPDREVSPLSAEQRESWRARNLRRAIRLSDSSSIAQLLLLRARTKLESVRKRHPRAGGLVIARDIEHARSITLLLEEEGDRVDLVHSQDPGAPERLNAFQSGDADWLVSIDMCAEGFDASRLRVVAYLTTVVTRSRFVQGITRAVRMCSERASLEAVPREPSYVFAPADPLLMQYARSWSLSEPYRIAAPQSAEDNDSNLGGDWRGPSLPMEAIEDGAGAVIRMRTPQLPRFLQR
- a CDS encoding EF-1 guanine nucleotide exchange domain-containing protein, with protein sequence MGLTAIECPDGVCHSHHGGHAVDRITMEHLLAEHGREWCERLAERIYEMSVDTFSQTVMPSLHAAGWQRRHLDWEFKLRELDSEPDRTLVDGIINATESFLRSSEVHRLFIQELVQGTFDEASDDHLRAEAVRHLIEKEILTLLEENRAELMERLTSRILEPAGGQVDRAQKAASEGLMEVERLLCNHTESL
- a CDS encoding NAD(P) transhydrogenase subunit alpha; its protein translation is METAAGETRVAASPETVKKFTAHGCRVVLERGAGQPSGYLDQAYAEAGAELVTRGDSSAWTQADVLLCVQSPSTQALSQLRRGALVVGLLAPYANAELAAGLQQAGLSAMALELLPRISRAQSADALSSQANIAGYKSVLLASAALDRYFPMLMTAAGTVQPARVVILGAGVAGLQAVATARRLGAVVYVSDIRPAVKEQVESLGARFIDPPEMEDKPAESGGYAKQASDAFLAAQRQQLSDQLAEADVAICTAQVPGRRAPRLISEDMLDRMRPGAVVVDLAVAQGGNCADTVASKTVDRNGVKLIGANDLPCTVPNHASAMYARNLLALLQPTLKDGQLTLDSEDELIAGCLISQDGTIRRGDVLTPGAN
- a CDS encoding NAD(P) transhydrogenase subunit alpha — encoded protein: MDSLFLMGAATASQTPPLVNALWVLLLGSLLGFELIGKVPPTLHTPLMSGANAISGITMLAALTAIIKADGSTPLLVLGSVSLGFALFNVIGGFLVTDRMLAMFSRKPARKENS
- a CDS encoding NAD(P)(+) transhydrogenase (Re/Si-specific) subunit beta; the protein is MEFLNYAIDLVAVLLLALGIKGLSKVRSARSANQLAAVAMALAVIGLLISYLGTPSFDGQAWAWIIVGTLVGGVLGAITAQRVPMTSMPETVALFNGCGGMSSLLVALAAALFPGTLDDGTLVAVVSIVISVFVGSITFTGSIVAMAKLQGWLSTPPWMQSKIRHLVNIALAVVCLVAAINLIASEGSSQAGLWLLVISSGLLGIGVTLPIGGADMPVVISLLNSYSGVAAAAAGFVVGSQLLIVAGAMVGAAGLILTQVMCNGMNRSLVSVLFGGALGAGSSGGGGGGEYTNITSCSVEECALTLEAAERVVIVPGYGLAVAQAQHTLREVTRSLEAAGIQVDYAIHPVAGRMPGHMNVLLAEADVPYEQLKEMDIINPDFPATDVVLVLGANDVVNPQAKNDPESPLYGMPVLDVQQARTVFVVKRGMSAGYSGIKNDLFELANTSMVFGDAKKVLGDLLGELKELGVGKK
- a CDS encoding YheT family hydrolase, which gives rise to MGSYSRLQHNPQLLRQLGVVTYQQRWPWIGGDLQTLRDTIRPVPLPEDQGEPIRIAVPALASGAAAAGELLAFLDRPLPTPAGDPVPSKALVLALHGLGGSSRREGLRRLVLTLQRRGFAVLRLNLRGADPGRDLAGGTYAAACNSDLLPVIVRARELCRQLAPSRSALPLFGAGVSLGGTMLLNGCLSSTQDRSTAGLPPDQLVLDGLFCASSPLDLAACSASIERPRNRVYQRWLLQRLVRQTLADPFGVSPQENESLTQTPPRSIRAFDAAVTAPRWGFDSVDAYYSRASPLPFLLDDRRSLPPTLLLQALDDPWVPAAGAKRLLSALTSQPAAQPDPVSVLLTERGGHNGFHAPGDSLESGCWSDRVASAWLSQLSSEGSR